The genomic region GATCACGTCTGCAACAGGCTGCCATCCATAATATTGTCATTCAACCCGTTACTAACAGCCGACAGCAACGCGTGTACCGTGTTAAACTGGGGCCACTGAATAGCAACGATGCTGCTGATCGACTCACTCGTCATCTTGCTGAGTTAGGCATACATAACCCGCATATCCTGCTTGAATAAGCCAAAACTGCCCCCATATATTAACCAGCCCGGAACACACCAGAAATATTATGCTTATTAAAATCCAGAGAATCCTTGTTTTACTGTTGATCGCCTTACCCATGATGGCACAGACTGCCCCGCGCCCAGTGCCCAAGGCACCTGCGATTGGTGCGCGCAGCTTTATTCTGCAAGACTACAATAGTGCTTATATCATCGCTGCCAAGGATGCTGAACAACCGATGGAACCGGCCAGTATCACCAAGATGATGACCGCCTATGTCATCTTCAAGGAACTCAAGGCAGGCAATATCAAATTAACCGACAAGGTGACCATCAGTGAACGCGCATGGCGCATGGAAGGTTCACGCATGTTTATCGAGGTCGGTAAAAAGGTTCTACTGGAAGACCTGATCAAGGGCATGATTATCCAATCGGGTAATGATGCCACTGTCGCCCTGGCTGAATACACAGCCGGTGATGAAATCACCTTTGCCGCACTGATGAACCAGCACGCCGTCGCCCTCGATATGGTACACACCCACTTCGTCAATAGTACCGGCTGGCCTGATCCTGAACATATCACCACAGCCGCAGATATCGCTAAACTGGCCCGTGCCTTGATCAGCGAGTTCCCCGAATACTACAGCTGGTATTCCGAAAAGAAATTCACCTTTAACAATATCACCCAATACAATCGCAACAAGCTGCTCTGGCGTGACCCCAGTGTTGATGGACTAAAAACCGGCCATACCGATTCTGCCGGTTATTGCCTGGTAACCTCAGCCAAACGCGGCGAGATGCGCCTGATCTCAGTGGTACTGGGCACCGAAAGCAAAAAAGCCCGCACCGAGGCG from Gammaproteobacteria bacterium harbors:
- a CDS encoding D-alanyl-D-alanine carboxypeptidase; the encoded protein is MLIKIQRILVLLLIALPMMAQTAPRPVPKAPAIGARSFILQDYNSAYIIAAKDAEQPMEPASITKMMTAYVIFKELKAGNIKLTDKVTISERAWRMEGSRMFIEVGKKVLLEDLIKGMIIQSGNDATVALAEYTAGDEITFAALMNQHAVALDMVHTHFVNSTGWPDPEHITTAADIAKLARALISEFPEYYSWYSEKKFTFNNITQYNRNKLLWRDPSVDGLKTGHTDSAGYCLVTSAKRGEMRLISVVLGTESKKARTEASQALLNYGFRFFETHKPYSANTELTTTRVWQGTQEKLALGLMDDLYITIPRGEHAQVKAILEIDEQIIAPVTTGQKYGSLDIQLHDKIIKQQPLIALQAVKEGSLWQVISDKILLYFE